The Candidatus Cloacimonadota bacterium region TTTGCGGGGCCGGAATGCTGTCCGCGGCAGGGATGGGATTGGCGATCAGCAGGCCTTTCCCGCCCAGTTCCAGATGGTTTTTCCACAGCAGGGAGAAACCCTCCACGCTGTCAATCCGGTCGATGCGGAGTTCGCTTTCTGCGGTGTAGAAGAGGGGAAAGCTGTCAGTTTTCCAGCCCAGAACGGGCACGGCCAGGGTTTCCAGATACTCCAGGGTTGCGGGAACGTCCAAAATGGCCTTGCAGCCGGAGGAAACCACCGTCACAGGAATAGACGCGAGGGCGGTCAGGTCGCTGGAAACGTCCGGGGCCTTTTCCCAACCGCGGTGAACGCCGCCGATCCCGCCGGTGGCGAAAACCTTGATCCCAGCCAGAGATGCCAGCTTCATGGTGGCGGAAACCGTGGTCCCTCCGCTGTGGCCGAGGCTGAGGGCCAGAGGCAGGTCCCGCGAGCCCAGTTTTAGGAATGTTCCCGGCTTTTT contains the following coding sequences:
- a CDS encoding pseudouridine-5'-phosphate glycosidase, with the translated sequence MPELIKKLALSPEVSSAFAKRRPVVALESTVLTHGLPWPQNLAVFRKLEEIIVNEDVTPATIIVLDGTAHIGVTESLIEDITPSLKKPGTFLKLGSRDLPLALSLGHSGGTTVSATMKLASLAGIKVFATGGIGGVHRGWEKAPDVSSDLTALASIPVTVVSSGCKAILDVPATLEYLETLAVPVLGWKTDSFPLFYTAESELRIDRIDSVEGFSLLWKNHLELGGKGLLIANPIPAADSIPAPQMEAFINQALVAARLHGITGKALTPFLLDYLAQATKGGSVTANLALLRNNAKVASELAKAIV